The following coding sequences are from one Deinococcus betulae window:
- a CDS encoding HD domain-containing phosphohydrolase yields the protein MTQGDTALTLRPYSQLPKPALEAQAVVLLAQSAQDVFQRCVELALSITRASTSLVILYRPEQDELELVAAAGRLSEGAVGRRLKRGQGVSWRVVDSGQVLLLARADLAADAVYLSEQRHAAMYLGVPLLDPDGRVLGVMSADTSESDEQLGPDDAQAMLLLGQAAGVAYTRWRALEQAQHSARQFERLARLSAQLEGLTQPEDIVRCALRALLDLSGFTTGGVVTVDASGLAHLSVQEGEQQSQELVAAALLRPHEPSGLIGQVLRSGRPQAVQHYQDWPDRLPGATHVQTAVAVPLRQGGQVVGVVFLLHMHRPVALPPELQTLMETVAARIEHALERSASMEHLQQTREAALRALGRVLESRDDETYGHTDRVTTLALALGQALGLDEQQLQHLRWGAYLHDIGKVGVHDQLLRKPGPLDDQERQAMQRHVVLGDEMLREEVFVPREVREVIRFHHERWDGAGYPDGLAGEQIPLLARVFSVVDVYDALLSERPYKPAWSPADAQAQLRAEAGTQFDPSIVATFLALLSSQES from the coding sequence GTGACGCAGGGCGACACGGCATTGACCCTCAGGCCGTACAGCCAGCTGCCCAAGCCGGCCCTGGAAGCGCAGGCGGTGGTGCTGCTGGCGCAGTCGGCGCAGGACGTGTTCCAGCGCTGCGTCGAGCTGGCCCTGAGCATCACGCGCGCCTCGACCTCGCTGGTCATTCTGTACCGCCCCGAGCAGGACGAGCTGGAACTGGTGGCGGCGGCGGGCCGCCTGAGTGAAGGTGCGGTCGGCCGCCGCCTGAAGCGGGGCCAGGGCGTGTCCTGGCGGGTGGTGGATTCAGGTCAGGTACTGCTGCTGGCACGCGCCGACCTGGCCGCCGACGCCGTATACCTGTCCGAACAGCGCCACGCCGCCATGTACCTGGGGGTGCCGCTGCTGGACCCTGACGGCCGGGTCCTGGGGGTCATGTCGGCCGATACCTCTGAAAGTGACGAGCAGCTGGGCCCCGATGACGCCCAGGCCATGCTGCTGCTGGGCCAGGCGGCGGGCGTGGCCTACACGCGCTGGCGGGCCCTGGAGCAGGCGCAGCACAGTGCGCGCCAGTTCGAGCGGCTGGCGCGGCTGTCGGCGCAGCTTGAGGGCCTGACCCAACCCGAAGACATTGTGCGCTGCGCCCTGCGCGCCCTGCTGGACCTGAGCGGCTTTACCACCGGCGGCGTGGTGACGGTGGACGCCAGTGGCCTGGCCCACCTGAGCGTGCAGGAGGGAGAACAGCAGTCGCAGGAACTGGTCGCGGCGGCGCTGCTCCGGCCCCATGAACCCAGCGGGCTGATTGGGCAGGTGCTGCGGTCCGGCCGGCCGCAAGCGGTACAGCACTATCAGGACTGGCCGGACCGGCTGCCGGGGGCCACGCACGTTCAGACCGCTGTGGCAGTGCCGCTGCGTCAGGGCGGGCAGGTGGTGGGGGTCGTCTTCCTGCTTCACATGCACCGCCCAGTGGCCCTGCCCCCCGAACTGCAAACCCTGATGGAAACGGTGGCGGCGCGCATTGAACACGCCCTGGAACGCAGCGCGAGCATGGAGCATTTGCAGCAGACCCGGGAAGCCGCCCTGCGCGCGCTGGGCCGCGTGCTCGAAAGCCGCGACGACGAAACTTACGGCCACACTGACCGGGTCACCACCCTGGCCCTGGCGCTGGGGCAGGCCCTGGGGCTGGATGAGCAGCAACTGCAACACCTGCGCTGGGGCGCGTACCTGCACGACATCGGCAAGGTGGGGGTCCATGACCAGCTGCTGCGCAAACCCGGCCCGCTGGACGACCAGGAGCGCCAGGCCATGCAGCGCCATGTGGTGCTGGGCGACGAGATGCTGCGCGAGGAGGTTTTTGTGCCGCGCGAGGTGCGCGAGGTGATTCGTTTTCACCATGAGCGCTGGGACGGCGCCGGCTACCCCGACGGGCTGGCCGGCGAACAGATTCCGCTGCTGGCCCGGGTGTTCAGCGTGGTGGACGTTTACGACGCCCTGCTCAGCGAGCGCCCTTACAAACCGGCCTGGTCACCTGCCGACGCCCAGGCGCAGCTGAGGGCCGAGG
- the guaA gene encoding glutamine-hydrolyzing GMP synthase, producing the protein MSVVILDFGSQFTRLIARRFRELGAYSVILPGNAPLERVQQENPQGIVLSGGPSSVYDAAAPKPAAGVLDLDVPVLGVCYGMQYLAQQAGGDVKRAGKREYGKADLTRYGGQLFDGIQGEFVAWMSHSDSVTALPEGYEVVAETEDTPVTAIENAQTRRYGVQFHPEVVHTPKGGQLLANFLDICGVNRDWNTEHIVEELVEGVRAQVGEGRVLLAISGGVDSSTLGLLLARAVGERLTAVFIDHGLLRLGEREQVEAALKPLGVNLLTVDARTEFMAALDGVSDPEQKRKIIGREFIRAFEREARTHGPFDFLAQGTLYPDVIESAGGEGAANIKSHHNVGGLPDDLQFKLVEPFRTLFKDEVRAIAGLLGLPDHIRMRHPFPGPGLAIRCLGAISEEKLDILRRVDDIFISGLREFGLYDGCSQALAILTPIQSVGVMGDERTYSYTAALRAVTTDDFMTAEWARLPYDFLATMSNRIVNQVHEINRVVYDITGKPPATIEWE; encoded by the coding sequence ATGAGCGTCGTCATTCTGGATTTTGGCAGCCAATTCACGCGCCTGATTGCCCGGCGGTTCCGCGAGTTGGGCGCGTACAGCGTGATTCTGCCCGGCAATGCCCCGCTGGAGCGCGTGCAGCAGGAGAACCCCCAGGGGATTGTGCTGTCAGGCGGGCCCAGCAGTGTCTACGACGCAGCGGCCCCCAAACCGGCCGCCGGCGTGCTGGACCTGGACGTGCCTGTGCTGGGCGTGTGCTACGGCATGCAGTACCTGGCCCAGCAAGCGGGCGGCGACGTGAAACGTGCGGGCAAGCGCGAGTACGGCAAGGCTGACCTGACCCGCTACGGCGGGCAGCTGTTTGACGGGATTCAGGGCGAATTTGTGGCCTGGATGAGTCACAGTGACTCGGTAACGGCGCTGCCCGAGGGCTACGAGGTCGTGGCCGAGACCGAGGACACCCCCGTCACCGCCATTGAAAACGCACAGACCCGGCGCTACGGGGTGCAATTTCACCCCGAGGTCGTGCACACCCCCAAGGGCGGACAGCTGCTGGCCAATTTTCTGGACATCTGCGGCGTTAACCGCGACTGGAACACCGAACACATCGTTGAAGAACTGGTGGAGGGCGTGCGCGCCCAGGTGGGCGAGGGCCGGGTGCTGCTGGCCATTTCGGGCGGGGTGGATTCCAGCACGCTGGGCCTGCTCCTGGCCCGCGCGGTGGGCGAGCGCCTGACAGCGGTGTTTATTGACCACGGCCTGCTGCGCCTGGGAGAGCGCGAGCAGGTGGAAGCGGCTCTGAAGCCCCTGGGCGTGAACCTGCTCACTGTTGACGCCCGCACCGAATTCATGGCGGCCCTGGACGGCGTGTCCGACCCCGAACAGAAGCGCAAGATTATTGGCCGCGAATTTATCCGGGCCTTCGAGCGCGAAGCCCGCACCCACGGCCCCTTTGACTTTCTGGCCCAGGGCACCCTCTACCCCGATGTCATCGAGTCGGCGGGCGGCGAGGGCGCGGCCAACATCAAGAGCCACCACAACGTGGGCGGCCTGCCGGACGATCTCCAGTTCAAGCTGGTCGAGCCGTTCCGCACCCTGTTCAAGGATGAGGTGCGTGCCATCGCCGGGCTGCTGGGGCTACCCGACCACATCCGCATGCGTCACCCCTTCCCCGGCCCCGGCCTGGCCATTCGCTGCCTGGGCGCCATCAGCGAGGAGAAGCTGGACATCCTGCGCCGGGTGGACGACATCTTTATCTCGGGGCTGCGCGAGTTCGGGCTGTACGACGGCTGTTCTCAGGCGCTGGCAATCTTGACCCCTATTCAATCGGTAGGCGTCATGGGCGACGAACGCACCTACTCGTATACGGCCGCCCTGCGCGCTGTCACCACCGACGATTTCATGACGGCCGAGTGGGCCCGCCTGCCCTATGACTTCCTGGCCACCATGAGTAACCGCATCGTCAATCAGGTGCATGAAATTAACCGGGTGGTGTACGACATCACCGGCAAGCCGCCTGCCACGATTGAGTGGGAGTAA
- a CDS encoding SDR family oxidoreductase, with protein sequence MRVFVTGASGFIGSAVIPELLAHGHQVLGLARSDAAAQALEAAGAQVQRGSLDDLASLRAGAEATDGVIHLAFKHDFSDFAGSVQADQQAIAALSGPLLHSGRPLVIASGILGVAPGRTVTEQDQPDLTRNLRARSAEQTLALAPQGVRAVVVRLAPTVHDLGDPGFVRTLIEVARQQGQSGYVDGGQNRWPAVHRQDAAQLFRLALESAPAGSVLHGVAEEGLTAQEIASTIGQHLGLPAVSVPREVAAAHFGWIGAFFSMDAPASNQATRELLNWHPTHRGLLEDLAQGDYFRP encoded by the coding sequence ATGCGTGTTTTCGTCACTGGTGCGTCTGGCTTTATCGGCTCTGCCGTGATCCCTGAGCTGCTGGCCCACGGGCATCAAGTGCTGGGTCTGGCCCGCTCAGACGCGGCGGCCCAGGCGCTGGAAGCCGCCGGCGCGCAGGTGCAGCGCGGCTCGCTGGACGACCTGGCCAGCCTCCGGGCCGGGGCCGAGGCGACCGACGGCGTCATTCACCTCGCTTTCAAGCACGACTTCTCGGATTTTGCCGGCTCGGTGCAGGCCGACCAGCAGGCCATCGCGGCCCTGAGTGGCCCCCTCCTGCACAGCGGCCGGCCGCTGGTGATTGCCTCAGGCATCCTGGGCGTCGCGCCGGGCCGCACGGTGACCGAGCAGGACCAGCCCGACCTGACCCGCAACCTGCGCGCCCGCTCTGCCGAGCAGACCCTGGCGCTGGCGCCGCAGGGGGTGCGCGCGGTGGTCGTTCGGCTGGCCCCCACCGTGCATGACCTGGGTGACCCCGGCTTTGTTCGCACGCTGATTGAGGTGGCGCGGCAACAGGGCCAGTCGGGCTACGTGGACGGCGGCCAGAACCGCTGGCCCGCCGTTCACCGACAGGACGCCGCGCAGCTGTTCCGGCTGGCGCTGGAATCGGCCCCCGCCGGTTCGGTGCTGCACGGCGTGGCCGAAGAAGGCCTGACTGCACAGGAGATTGCCAGCACCATAGGTCAGCACCTGGGCCTGCCGGCAGTGTCGGTGCCCCGCGAGGTGGCAGCGGCGCACTTTGGCTGGATTGGGGCCTTTTTCAGCATGGACGCGCCGGCCTCCAATCAGGCCACGCGCGAGCTGCTGAACTGGCACCCGACCCACCGGGGGCTGCTGGAGGATCTGGCGCAGGGCGACTACTTCCGCCCGTAG
- a CDS encoding TetR/AcrR family transcriptional regulator has translation MARWTPDARRRLAETALDLYIEQGFEQTTVAQIAGQAGLTERTFYRHFADKREVLFARSAVLEARMVEAVGQAPPGRALDLLVAGLEAADSFNEDSRRWSQRRQQVISANAPLLERELSKLNSLRAGFAGALVQRGFARGAAALAAEVGVIVYRQAFELWIDSPAFMEWKAAIRQARAELEAVLASSAPDAVPSAPSS, from the coding sequence ATGGCCCGCTGGACGCCGGACGCTCGCCGCCGTTTGGCAGAAACGGCGCTGGATCTCTATATCGAGCAGGGCTTTGAACAGACCACAGTCGCCCAGATCGCCGGGCAGGCGGGCCTGACCGAACGCACCTTCTACCGGCACTTTGCAGATAAGCGCGAAGTGCTGTTTGCACGGTCGGCGGTGCTGGAAGCGCGCATGGTCGAGGCCGTGGGGCAGGCGCCGCCGGGCCGCGCGCTGGACCTGCTGGTGGCTGGGCTGGAGGCGGCCGACTCTTTCAACGAGGACAGCCGCCGCTGGTCCCAGCGCCGTCAGCAGGTCATCAGTGCCAACGCGCCGCTGCTGGAACGCGAACTCAGCAAACTGAATTCCCTGCGGGCGGGCTTTGCTGGGGCGCTCGTGCAGCGCGGCTTTGCCAGGGGCGCCGCTGCCCTGGCTGCCGAGGTGGGGGTCATCGTGTACCGGCAAGCCTTTGAACTCTGGATAGATTCGCCCGCCTTCATGGAGTGGAAGGCGGCGATTCGTCAGGCCCGTGCCGAGCTGGAAGCCGTCCTGGCCAGCTCGGCGCCTGATGCTGTGCCCAGCGCGCCCTCCAGTTAA
- a CDS encoding Mrp/NBP35 family ATP-binding protein, whose protein sequence is MRDAVLSALSTVNDPELHRDLVSLGMIESVQIEAGAVQVKVNLTTPACPLKGQIESDVRAAVLTVPGVQTVDVTFGATVRAAQPALPGVKHVVLVGSGKGGVGKSSVAVNLAASLARDGARVGLLDADVYGPSVAHMMGQSTARVTANAERKMQPLLAHGVHFISMANLSPAGQALVWRGPMLHSAVQQFVKDAAWGELDYLIVDLPPGTGDVQLSLTQTIQVTGAVLVTTPQDVALIDASRALDMFRKASVPVLGVIENMSYFVAPDTGHTYDLFGRGGSRKLGEYTLLGEVPLEVSVRQDADAGTPAVLAHPDSPAALALQHAARTLAGQISVRADHRALADLPGQLTVV, encoded by the coding sequence ATGCGTGACGCCGTCCTGAGCGCCCTGAGCACCGTGAATGACCCCGAACTGCACCGCGACCTCGTGTCGCTGGGCATGATCGAGTCGGTGCAGATCGAAGCCGGGGCGGTGCAGGTCAAGGTGAACCTGACCACGCCCGCCTGCCCCCTAAAAGGGCAGATCGAATCGGATGTCCGGGCGGCGGTGCTGACGGTGCCGGGTGTGCAGACCGTGGACGTGACGTTTGGCGCCACCGTGCGCGCCGCGCAGCCGGCCCTGCCCGGCGTCAAGCATGTGGTGCTGGTGGGCAGCGGCAAGGGCGGCGTGGGCAAAAGCAGCGTGGCCGTTAACCTGGCCGCCAGCCTGGCGCGTGACGGCGCGCGGGTGGGCCTGCTGGACGCCGACGTGTACGGTCCCAGCGTGGCGCACATGATGGGCCAAAGTACCGCCCGTGTCACCGCCAACGCCGAGCGCAAGATGCAGCCCCTGCTGGCCCACGGCGTTCACTTCATCTCGATGGCCAACCTCTCGCCCGCTGGGCAGGCGCTGGTGTGGCGCGGGCCGATGCTGCACTCGGCCGTCCAGCAGTTCGTCAAGGACGCGGCCTGGGGCGAGCTGGACTACCTGATCGTGGACCTGCCGCCCGGCACCGGCGACGTGCAACTGTCGCTGACCCAGACCATTCAGGTGACGGGCGCGGTGCTGGTCACGACCCCGCAGGATGTGGCCCTGATTGACGCCTCGCGCGCGCTGGACATGTTCCGCAAGGCCAGCGTGCCGGTGCTGGGCGTCATTGAAAACATGAGTTACTTCGTGGCCCCCGACACCGGGCACACCTACGACCTGTTCGGCCGGGGCGGCAGCCGCAAGCTGGGCGAGTACACCCTGCTGGGCGAGGTGCCGCTGGAAGTCTCGGTGCGCCAGGACGCCGACGCGGGCACCCCGGCGGTGCTGGCGCATCCCGACAGCCCCGCCGCCCTGGCGCTGCAACACGCCGCGCGCACCCTGGCGGGGCAGATCAGCGTGCGGGCCGACCACCGCGCCCTGGCTGACCTGCCTGGTCAATTGACTGTCGTATGA
- a CDS encoding helix-turn-helix transcriptional regulator yields MTATLTLPPPASTERTKTRLLELVKRHGPQTAQDLAARLEVSIPAARRHLCDLQDQGLLESRTERPGGRGRPQHVFALTDRGEAAFPKTYSSLCVDVLRHIEALYGAGAVLEVLGARNTEIAGRLRPELPAAAPLGERVQTLVAHLTEHGFDAAAYEVNGQWHLIQHNCPNLTVARQYAQLCAAESTLYAELLGVPVARDTRIACGQGTCHYRIG; encoded by the coding sequence ATGACCGCCACCCTCACCCTGCCCCCCCCGGCCAGCACCGAGCGCACCAAGACCCGGCTGCTGGAACTGGTCAAGCGCCACGGCCCGCAAACCGCGCAGGACCTGGCAGCCCGGCTGGAGGTCAGTATTCCGGCCGCGCGGCGTCATCTGTGCGACCTGCAAGACCAGGGGCTTCTAGAGTCGCGTACCGAGCGGCCCGGCGGGCGCGGCCGGCCCCAGCACGTGTTCGCCCTGACCGACCGGGGCGAGGCGGCCTTTCCCAAGACCTATTCCAGCCTCTGCGTGGACGTGCTGCGGCATATTGAGGCCCTGTACGGCGCCGGCGCGGTGCTGGAGGTGCTGGGCGCCCGCAACACAGAAATTGCTGGGCGGTTGCGCCCGGAACTGCCTGCGGCGGCGCCACTGGGCGAGCGCGTGCAGACCCTGGTGGCCCACCTGACCGAACACGGTTTTGATGCGGCGGCTTACGAGGTGAACGGTCAGTGGCACCTGATTCAGCACAACTGCCCCAACCTGACTGTCGCCCGGCAGTACGCGCAGCTCTGCGCCGCCGAGAGCACGCTGTATGCCGAGCTGCTGGGCGTGCCTGTGGCGCGTGACACCCGGATTGCCTGTGGGCAGGGCACCTGCCATTACCGGATAGGCTGA
- a CDS encoding 2'-5' RNA ligase family protein yields MSDSAAPWSQADHARYSLVAWPPEALDTWLRRLQLRLNVRGFGLPHLNLRAPFHTTLSSSDLVAACRGVLRGQEALTVQVLGWKRVPSMFFLECALGDDLHALHERTLSIGPSSQARHDGAAYRPHLTLALGVLPWAEAELWAEIEGLTPPLSSFRVEALSLTREWRGEVQELHTFPLVGAGLPLPQKEAAPS; encoded by the coding sequence GTGAGCGACTCTGCCGCGCCCTGGTCCCAGGCTGACCACGCCCGCTATTCCCTGGTGGCGTGGCCGCCTGAAGCGCTGGACACCTGGCTGCGCCGCCTACAACTGCGGCTGAATGTGCGCGGCTTTGGCCTGCCGCACCTGAATCTGCGCGCGCCTTTTCATACCACCCTCAGTTCCTCCGACCTGGTGGCGGCCTGCCGGGGGGTGCTGCGTGGGCAGGAAGCCCTGACGGTGCAGGTGCTGGGCTGGAAACGGGTGCCCAGCATGTTTTTTCTGGAATGTGCTCTGGGCGACGACCTGCACGCCCTGCACGAACGCACCCTGAGTATTGGGCCGTCCAGTCAGGCAAGGCACGACGGGGCTGCCTACCGCCCCCACCTGACGCTGGCGCTGGGCGTGCTGCCCTGGGCTGAGGCCGAGCTGTGGGCCGAGATAGAGGGCCTGACGCCGCCTCTAAGCAGCTTCCGGGTCGAGGCCCTGAGCCTCACGCGCGAGTGGCGCGGCGAGGTGCAGGAGCTGCATACCTTTCCGCTGGTGGGCGCCGGACTGCCCTTGCCCCAGAAAGAAGCCGCGCCCAGCTAA
- a CDS encoding bifunctional 3-deoxy-7-phosphoheptulonate synthase/chorismate mutase has product MTQPRTIEDLRSEVDQINRDLLRLLSQRGAVVAQIGHAKTQEGRPNHYDPAREEQQLKELEALNEGPFTTAAVKAIFKEIFKASLDLEESNDKKQLLVSRKVKSDDTVLDIDGVRIGGDAPPIIIAGPCSIESEEQMEQTAAFLAGKGVKILRGGAYKPRTSPYGFQGMGVDGLILGSRVAKEQGMLFITEVMDTRDVEIVAEHADILQVGARNMHNFALLREVGRARRPVLLKRGLSATIEEWLYAAEYILSEGNPEVILCERGIRTYEKWTRNTLDLSAVALAKQETHLPVIVDVTHAAGRRDLLIPLAKAALAVGADGIHVEVHPSPATALSDNEQQLDFAGYDRFIGALSAQLGQLVSA; this is encoded by the coding sequence ATGACCCAGCCCCGCACCATCGAAGACCTCCGCAGCGAGGTAGACCAGATTAACCGCGACCTGCTGCGCCTGCTCTCGCAGCGCGGCGCCGTGGTGGCCCAGATTGGTCACGCCAAGACCCAGGAAGGCCGTCCCAACCACTACGACCCTGCCCGCGAGGAGCAGCAGCTCAAGGAGCTTGAGGCCCTGAACGAGGGGCCGTTTACCACCGCCGCCGTCAAGGCCATCTTCAAGGAAATTTTCAAGGCCAGCCTGGACCTTGAGGAAAGCAACGACAAGAAGCAGCTGCTGGTGTCCCGCAAGGTCAAAAGCGACGACACCGTGCTGGACATTGACGGCGTGCGGATTGGTGGTGACGCGCCACCAATCATTATCGCTGGCCCCTGCTCCATCGAATCTGAAGAGCAGATGGAACAGACGGCGGCCTTCCTGGCGGGCAAGGGCGTCAAGATTCTGCGCGGCGGCGCCTACAAGCCGCGCACCAGCCCCTACGGCTTTCAGGGCATGGGCGTGGACGGCCTGATTCTGGGCAGCCGCGTGGCCAAAGAGCAGGGCATGCTGTTTATCACTGAAGTGATGGACACCCGCGACGTGGAAATTGTAGCCGAACACGCCGACATCCTGCAGGTGGGCGCGCGCAACATGCACAACTTCGCCCTGCTGCGCGAGGTGGGCCGCGCCCGGCGCCCGGTGCTGCTCAAGCGCGGGCTGTCGGCCACCATCGAAGAGTGGCTGTATGCCGCCGAGTACATTCTCTCGGAAGGCAACCCCGAAGTCATCCTGTGTGAGCGCGGCATCCGCACCTACGAGAAGTGGACGCGCAACACCCTGGACCTTAGCGCCGTGGCCCTGGCCAAGCAGGAAACGCACTTGCCGGTGATCGTGGACGTGACCCACGCCGCTGGCCGCCGCGACCTGCTGATTCCGCTGGCCAAGGCCGCGCTGGCGGTGGGCGCCGACGGCATTCATGTGGAGGTTCACCCCAGCCCCGCCACCGCCTTGTCGGACAACGAGCAGCAGCTGGACTTTGCCGGTTACGACCGCTTTATCGGCGCCCTGAGCGCTCAGCTGGGGCAGCTCGTTTCGGCGTAA
- a CDS encoding ABC transporter ATP-binding protein produces the protein MTAVQIIPPPVPVLPARGASVHIRGLSVQYGQQTVLRDLSLDIAPGERVALVGASGGGKTTLLRALAGLTPISSGELRLDHLHGDARVRVMFQEDRLLPWLGALDNVSLGLGPQDRHHARTALNGVGLADRARTYPHELSGGQRQRVALARALAHRPALLLLDEPFGALDALTRAEMHGLLDTLLNDTAATTLLVTHDLDEALKLADRVLLLSGGVLADDLRVTAPRPRVRAELEPLRLSLEQRLH, from the coding sequence ATGACGGCGGTGCAGATCATTCCGCCACCTGTTCCAGTCTTGCCCGCACGCGGCGCCAGCGTGCACATTCGGGGCCTGAGCGTGCAGTACGGCCAGCAGACGGTGCTGCGCGACCTCTCGCTAGACATCGCGCCCGGCGAGCGGGTAGCCCTGGTGGGCGCCAGCGGCGGGGGCAAGACCACCCTGCTGCGCGCCCTGGCAGGCCTGACCCCGATCAGCAGCGGCGAGCTTCGGCTGGATCATCTCCACGGCGACGCCCGCGTCCGGGTGATGTTTCAAGAAGACCGCCTGTTGCCCTGGCTGGGCGCGCTGGACAACGTCTCGCTGGGTCTGGGGCCACAGGACCGGCACCACGCCCGCACCGCCCTGAACGGGGTTGGACTGGCTGACCGGGCGCGGACCTACCCGCACGAACTCTCGGGCGGTCAGCGGCAACGGGTGGCCCTGGCGCGCGCGCTGGCCCACCGCCCGGCGCTGCTGCTGCTGGACGAGCCGTTCGGCGCCCTGGACGCCCTGACCCGCGCCGAGATGCACGGGCTGCTGGACACCTTATTGAACGACACGGCCGCCACCACCCTGCTGGTGACCCACGATCTGGACGAGGCCCTGAAACTGGCGGACCGGGTGCTGCTGCTGAGCGGCGGGGTGCTGGCCGATGACCTGCGGGTGACAGCGCCGCGGCCCCGAGTGCGCGCCGAGCTGGAGCCTCTCCGCTTATCGTTGGAGCAAAGACTGCACTAA
- a CDS encoding ABC transporter permease subunit, which yields MTGLRGTLTQVRRGQAAAPPAAKRARPARTLPTGEWVRWLVPALLVAFWQLAAQVGWLNARVLPAPSAVVGAFWELARSGDLWGHFLISLQRAGLGVLVGAGLGFTFGILTGTFRAANLLLDTTFQMVRTVPNLALIPLVILWFGVGESGKIFLIALATFFPVYLNTLHGVRSIDPRLKEMAGVYGLGPLETFRRVTLPGALPSVLVGLRYALGISWLALVVGESFGASSGIGFLAMDAREFFRTDVIVLAIVIYALIGKAADALVRGLERRLLPWQVVA from the coding sequence GTGACCGGACTGCGGGGCACACTGACCCAGGTGCGGCGAGGCCAGGCCGCCGCGCCCCCAGCGGCGAAACGCGCCCGGCCTGCCCGGACACTCCCCACTGGGGAGTGGGTGCGCTGGCTGGTGCCTGCCTTGCTGGTGGCCTTCTGGCAGCTGGCGGCGCAGGTGGGGTGGCTCAATGCCCGCGTCCTGCCTGCCCCCAGCGCCGTGGTCGGGGCCTTCTGGGAACTGGCCCGCAGCGGAGACCTGTGGGGGCACTTTCTGATCAGCCTTCAGCGCGCCGGGCTGGGCGTGCTGGTGGGCGCTGGGCTGGGTTTTACCTTCGGCATTCTGACCGGCACCTTCCGGGCCGCCAATCTATTGCTGGACACCACCTTTCAGATGGTGCGCACAGTGCCCAATCTCGCCCTGATTCCGCTGGTCATCCTGTGGTTTGGCGTGGGCGAGAGCGGCAAGATCTTTCTCATTGCGCTGGCCACCTTCTTTCCGGTGTACCTGAATACCCTGCATGGGGTGCGCAGCATTGATCCGCGCCTGAAGGAGATGGCGGGCGTGTACGGCCTGGGGCCACTGGAAACCTTTCGCCGCGTGACGCTGCCGGGTGCCCTGCCCAGCGTACTGGTGGGCCTGCGCTACGCCCTGGGGATTTCCTGGCTGGCGCTGGTGGTCGGAGAGTCCTTTGGGGCCAGCAGCGGTATCGGCTTTCTGGCGATGGACGCCCGCGAATTCTTCCGCACCGATGTGATTGTGCTGGCCATCGTTATCTACGCACTCATCGGCAAGGCGGCCGACGCGCTGGTGCGCGGGCTGGAACGGCGCCTGTTGCCCTGGCAGGTGGTTGCATGA
- a CDS encoding aliphatic sulfonate ABC transporter substrate-binding protein, with amino-acid sequence MTRIRPLALTLSALLLGHASAVTFTIGYQKGGIPNILKARGTLDKYAAQGITFKWVLFTAGPPLLEAANAGAVDFGSVGNAPGVFALAGGADLKYVGVSVNRSDDTEAVIVPKNSSIQKASDLKGKRIGVARGSSAHAFLYSVLKSAGLTFKDVTVVPLLPPDARPAFESGSIDAWAIWDPFLTTALQGTEARVLRNHTGLGRGDSYHLAPSAVLANAEKKRALQVLLAELEATADWANRNQNEVIAQFSDELGIPKSVLAVTVPKGVPFNIRPFRAADLAPLRTLAGAFQEAGVLPRAVTFGTQSYVTLPAFKSALATLGLK; translated from the coding sequence ATGACCCGAATCCGTCCACTGGCCCTGACCCTTTCCGCCCTGCTGCTGGGCCACGCCAGCGCTGTCACCTTTACCATCGGCTACCAGAAAGGCGGTATTCCCAACATCCTGAAAGCGCGCGGCACGCTGGACAAGTACGCCGCGCAGGGCATCACCTTCAAGTGGGTACTATTTACCGCTGGGCCGCCCCTCCTCGAAGCCGCCAACGCCGGCGCGGTGGACTTTGGCAGTGTGGGCAACGCGCCGGGCGTCTTTGCGCTGGCCGGCGGCGCCGACCTGAAATATGTGGGCGTCAGCGTCAACCGGTCGGACGACACCGAGGCCGTTATCGTGCCCAAGAATTCCAGCATCCAGAAGGCCAGCGACCTGAAGGGCAAACGAATTGGGGTGGCGCGGGGCTCCAGCGCCCACGCCTTCTTATACAGCGTCCTCAAGAGCGCTGGGCTCACGTTTAAGGACGTGACCGTAGTGCCCCTGCTGCCCCCCGACGCCCGCCCGGCCTTTGAGAGCGGCAGCATTGACGCCTGGGCCATCTGGGACCCGTTTCTGACCACCGCCCTGCAGGGTACAGAGGCCCGCGTGCTGCGCAACCACACCGGCCTAGGGCGTGGGGACAGCTATCACCTGGCCCCCAGCGCCGTGCTGGCCAATGCTGAGAAAAAGCGGGCCTTGCAGGTGCTGCTGGCCGAACTGGAGGCCACCGCCGACTGGGCCAACCGCAACCAGAATGAGGTGATCGCGCAGTTCAGCGACGAACTGGGCATTCCCAAGAGTGTGCTGGCCGTCACCGTGCCCAAAGGCGTGCCCTTTAACATCCGGCCCTTCCGCGCGGCGGATCTCGCGCCGCTGCGGACCCTGGCCGGCGCCTTTCAGGAAGCTGGAGTCTTACCGCGCGCCGTCACTTTCGGCACTCAAAGTTACGTGACGCTGCCAGCGTTCAAGTCGGCGCTGGCCACCCTGGGGCTGAAGTGA